The Lepeophtheirus salmonis chromosome 13, UVic_Lsal_1.4, whole genome shotgun sequence genome segment tagaccttTGATTATGGAAATAAAAGCATCCGTATTTTTTAGACcctaaaaaaaggtaaattaattgatttatatgtctccatttatatttatctccATCATCAATATTTCTTAGAATTAAATTGACATGATTATTAATCCATAAATTGAATgttcattgaataaaatagaatcatttATCATTTCATACAGAGTTTATGTTAGTATCATtcaacttatttaattaaaaataacatgtaaTTACTAATGACCAAAAAGCtacgaatataatttatcttaactcatcgacaaattttatttctttatataatttgcaatcatggtcataaattacatttatgtatgcatgtatataattttaataaatatgatatttgtatTATGTGTTCCCGGACTATTTCTTTATATCATCATTTTGAAATGTCAGAAATGTAAGAACCTATTACAATGAATCATTTATGTACGtttttgttttctatatatTGGTTTACATTCATATAACATGCAATtggaattcaaataatttaatgatacgTATATGCTACTTAGTACATCGAGAAATCGATTTTATTAGTCTCTTTGTTCTTACTAACTAATCATTCATATCATGTCTTTCATTGGAAAATGTGTTGCGATACAAGGAAGCAATGAGGACTTTTCTAGTGCTGCTTTTCATGGTGATTCGAATAATGAAGCAAGTCGGATCAGAGTCCCTAATAGTATATTAGAAATAAGTAGAAGCTTTCTAGACAAAATTGGAAGACTATCAAGATCCCGCCAAGATTCAAACgtgttacaatatatttttccatgtgGAATGAATTGCTTTAGTGACATTCAGAATGACGTAGAAAACGAAGGTACAATATAATCTTAAGTTAAATACAATGCTCAATCAATTTCCTTATTTTGAATCTCAGatgaagaaattgaagaaaCCACAAACGCTATTTTTCTGAGTATTTATTCCCTAAAGAATAACGCACTCAGATTTTACCATACTGGGATTCAGTTCCATAATACTGAATATACTTTTTGCTATGGAGTTGGGATCGTGAAACATTCACCTCAAATCTGCCAATGGGCTcaacatttagaaaatatttatttgggcCAAGTAAACATGTCACAAGAGGAATTTGAAGAACTTCTAAACAGTGAGTCATCTTCATAAGATACTTAATCCCATGATTCCCATTTTATAACAAGCGCATTGGTAGTTATTTCCAGAAATGGTTTCAGTCCTTCAAACTATAACGTAATGAATAGGTCATGTAATAACTTCACACATCATGTTGCTCTAAAACTTGGATTGGAAGAGAAGTATTCCAACGGCGTCATGAGACAAATACGCATGGGTGAATGGATGGCTCGAATGCACAAAATCCATTGAGAAATAAgcgttgaataaatatatatatattagtacatttttacatcaaatcaacatatttattaacGTGGTTCACTTGGttgtagttttaataatatatcatgtACCAATATCaaggtataaatataatatgttgatCTAACAAATTGGGATTTTAAGCATTTATTAACCACATTACTATGAACCAAATGGATTGAATCTGCACTgagtccaaaaaatttaataaataacaatagaaaATGCTATAAAACATGGATTTTTGGCAAAAGATCATtccttttaaaagtattattaatgaTTGGCAAGCATTGAATCATGATTAatacactatttaaaaaaagataataattctctgacatttaattaatgaagacaaaacaattatgataataatagaaTATCTCATTTTTAGTAGCCCATCTGAAAGAGGCTAAAGGTACAATATTTATTGTCGAACATGAATAAAGATTGGCAACggagattaaaaaagaaaatatacatattataatatatgtatttatatcattttagcTTATCCTAATAATTCTAATGAAAGtagttagaaatataaaaagcaaTCTGATGagatgttaataaataaaactaccattaagaaaaaaaaagggaaaatccTAGATGTAATAGAATGATGGgtcaatagataaataaaaaaatgaataatgacattttgaaggtgattgaaatagaaaaacttttgaaataatcaaCTTTACACACATCATTGAAACGTTccattggaatatttttctgtGCTTGTTTATATAGTAATCAAGCTGTCTCGCATGTCGTCTTGTCCTTTGTTTTGCTGACAATTTGTGCAATTACACCCCCTGCATGAAAGACATCTGTTTCATAGTCATTGTCGACTCGAACAACAGCTTTAAAGGATCTTTCTGCCTTTCCAACAACCACATCGATGAGACATTTAGGTGTAATATTGTCTCTTATATCAATGCTAAGGCATTCAGTTCCTTTAAGAGACTCATATGATATACTTGTAATTTGCAGGGGAAGAATTCCAGTTTTGACGAGATTCGAGCGATATGTTGGATCAAAGGAGACGGCTAAAATTGCACGAACTCCTAATAAAAATGGACCTCTAGTTGCCCAATCCCTCGAAGTTCCTCTTCCAAAATTCTTACCACCAATAGCAAATAGAGACACTCCATCGTTTTTATAGCGTTCTGAAGCCTCAAAAATGGTGGTTGTTACTTCAGAGGGCAAGTGCAGTGTATAAGGTCCAACTTTGTTCAATAAATGATTCTGTAGACGCATATTAGAAAATGTTCCACGAACCATAACATGGTAATTACCTCTTCGAGCACCATAAGAATTATATTCCCTCGGAGCAAGTCCAAGAGACGATAAATATTCTGCAGCAGGACTACTACGAGTAATACTTCCAGCAGGGCTGATGTGATCTGATGTTATATTGTCTCCTAATTTTAACAAACAACGCATATTTTTCCAATTACGTGCATTAGAACCTATTTCCTTAATATATTCGGGACACTTTATGTAAGTTGAGTCACTTGACCAAGGAAACTTATCAACAGAATTAGGTACAGACAAAGAGTCCCAGTGTTTATTGCCAACAGATACTTTTGAATAAACTTGTCTATATATGCCAGGAATAACTAGTTTTCTCTCTATCTCTTGAATTTCTTGTCGAGAAGgccaaatattcttcaagaaAATGGCTTCTCCTGTGTGAGAGTTAAAACCCAATGGTTCTCTATCAAGATTTATATCGATACGACCGGCGATAGCATAAGCAATAACCATAAGTGGAGAGGCCAAATAATTTGCTCTAATATCGGGATCTAATCGACCTTCGAAATTTCTATTTCCTGACAAGAGGCCACAACATACCAAATTTCCTTGCTTGATAGCTTGAACAATTGAATCAGGAAGATTTGGCCCACTATTATAAGAACATGTAGAGCATCCATAGCCCACGATTTCGAATCCCAACATGTAAAGATAAGGCATTACACCACTTTCTTGTAAATACGACGTTACGACCCCACTTCCAGGTGCTAAACTTGTCTTTACTACTTTTGGCACGCTCAAACCACATTCTACGGCCTTTTTAGCTAAAAGACCGGCTCCAAGCATTACAGAAGGATTGCTTGTATTTGTACATGATGAAATAGCTGCTAGTAAAACAGTTCCATGGCCTACTGTGAAATATTCTCCATCAATGTTCACAGAAAAAGCAACATGACCTTGTCCTTGTGATAACCCATATCCTTTAGGTCCCTCTTTTAAGTGTAATGCAGACTTAAAATCCGCTGCTATTTCATTGATTGATACTTTGTCTTTGGTCCTTTTTGGACCAGATACACAAGGAATAATATCAGACAAATCAATTTCAATAATAGAAGCAAATCTGATGTTTTCATTTTCATCCGAGGAGCGAAACATTTTGACAGTTTTCATGTACTTTTCCACAGTTTCTATATGAGATTTATCCCTCCCAGATTGTGCAAGATATTGAATTGTAATTTCATCAATTGGAAAAAAGCCAACCAATGCTCCATACTCAGGGCACATATTGGAAATCGTAGCTCGATCAGCAACACTCAATTCCTTCAGGCTGGGACCAAAGAATTCAACAAACGCTCCTTGTACTCCTGCTTGACGTAGCTTCTTCGTTATCATTAACACTAAGTCAGTGGATGTCGAGTAGTCAGATATAACACCTTTTATACGGATACCAACTACACGAGGAAAACTCAAAGTAACAGGATGTCCAAACATAACAGCTTGTGCATCAAGAGTCCCAACACCCCATCCAAGTACACCTAGCCCATTAATCATTGTAGTATGAGTGTCTGTCCCCACAACAGAGTCTGGAAAGAGAACACCTCCTTGACACGTCACCACTCTGGCAAGATATTCTAAATTCACTTGATGCATCACTCCTGTTCCAGGAGGAATCACGGTGATATTTTTGAAGGCAGAATTAACCCATTTTAGAAAGATGAAACGTTCCTTATTGCGCTCAAATTCGGATGTCTGATTTGAACGCAGAGCATCGGCCcaataagacattttttgatgaaatggGCAAATATCATCTTGAATTGGAAGTCCAGGGTTGTCCATTGGAGGAACAGAGCGATTTGAAGTATTGGATGCCGGAGAAGGGGCCACTACCTTGGATTGATAGCTTGAAATGGGGTAGAATGCAGGGAGCGTATAAATGGGCGGAGGTGGAGGATAGGCCAGGAAAGGGGGAGGGAAAGTGGAGTGAACGATCACGGTGGGACAAGGCTGCATCGAACCCCCGAGAACCGGGGTCTTGGGAGAAGGATCAGGCGGACTTGACAGTTGCTGCTTGATTTGGTTGTAGTCCACTTGAACACAGTGATCTACAACCAGATCTGCTGGACAAAGACTGTCCACCACATCCGGACAACCACCGGACTTGGATACAGATTCACGGATCGCTGCTAAATCGATCAATGCTGGAACTCCTGTGAAATCCTGAAGAAGAACTCGCCCTGGATGAAATAGGATATCGTCATCTTCCTCAGAGTCCTCTTCACATCCGCTCAACACACTCAAAATCCGTTCATAAACATCCTTCCAGACTTGTCCTTGCGTTTCCGAACGCTTTCGAACGGCGCACTCCAGGAGAACACGCAAGGAGTAAGGGAGTTCCTCATAGCCCTGGATTTGGGTTACGTCGTAATATTTGTAGCTTCTTTCCCCAACTTGGAAATCCTTGAGAAGGTCTTCATCTTCCATAGTCCCTGATGAGGGCCCttctttcattaatttaattggaATCGCTGTGGACTCGGACTCACACCTCAGGAGATCAATTCGAACCCTCCttgttttcttcttcaaaaatagaattaaaagttGCAAAGAAAGAAACTATGCAACTGCATACAGGCAAAGAGAGAgaggaaaagagagagagagtgaaTCTCATTTCTATCGCGTATTCAGTCTAGTACTATGGgaggaaagagagagagagagagagaaaggaaaCACCAGGAGAGATACATTTAACATTTATACAAACTTCATAACTTACATAACATGACGTATCGTCACTCCAAGAACTACAAGAGACTGCAATGGTATCCTTGGTCACCCATAGAAATTATCAAatttgttgtgtacaagttacaaatttTGTAccagttgcaacttgtataagaaaattatacaagttgaaaccaaaaaatgagatgactaattttaaataaaggatttacaatACTTGAGATGAGGAACATTGCATTAatggaatattccatggatgatccaTAAAATAATGGTcgaatttgacaattttaatattaattactaaaatataagtattatgtggcacattataaagttcaaatgccctcAGTGATAACTTATATGActcattaatacataataaccatgtcattttaattgaccaaaatgaaatgatagtatgaaCTAATAGTTGGTCATTAGAGTGactaatattgtaattaaattatgtgttttaagacaaaaaatttaaacgttTCTTACAATTTTCTGATGCAATTTCCAATATTGCTGAccttgtaatatttattacaaatcaccgtatttattttaagttcaaagtaaattatattttacaagatgaattaacaatataataactttttttttttaaacatttattaattctataagaaaattattataaaaaaccagGTATCACATAAAATGTTtcctatatttctttaaatgattaataaacagtatgaaaaaaaacaaaaaaacaatggaaaGTATACAATGAAACTATAGCTTAAACATGTTGtactgtaaatattatatagtaatctttgttttggttttacaggtgttgtttttttgaaaaacttgttTTACAGTCTTTTTTGGAGATGCAAAATTGATATCATTAAGATTGTCGGAAGTTTTTAACGCCATTGTAGCCCTACAATTTGTCCTACTACTCTATGGGTCCTAAAGACTAGGAGTAGCCTCACCACGAAATCGATAGACATCTGCCTATATAAGTAACCCGATGTGTGATTGAAGGTATTTAATGTGATGAATAGACAAAATGTTGAAAGGAATGGGCTATGGCATATTTTGTGGTCCCAAGAGTCATTGTTATGATGTTATGAGTATAATTTCTAGTctcatttctatatttttcaattaggaccattcaaatcttaacacttttttgataaaaacatatcaCATTCAAGGGAAAAAAGGTTTCTTTATCTGAGGATGAGTCAAGTATTCATCGAAATCATTTTCTTCCGATAAATCCTCTTCAAGCTCCGGATCTTGCTATTCTTCTTCATCAAGGATATTTCCCAGTTTACTTTAAgagctcattttttttagactaaCTAATTATAGATTCGATCTGAAATctcaataaattcaaataacaatTGATTCATCACCATCGAAAACATGTCTTAATTTGTTAGcccataacttttattattttgcaattatgTAGTTCTTAACTATGCATTTCTTTGTCATTGTATCATCAAGAGGTACATTTGGGTAAcgtttttgtacatacatatactctTTCTCTCTGTCCAAAATTATCATACTTGGTCTctacaagaatatatattaatattggttTGGAGTTTCCTACATATGTAAAggattttctaaaattatttataataatcggGTTAAAATGACCTGTAAGACAATAGTGTACACAAGTCATTTTCGGTGTTAGTTTTTCTAATGTTGAGGTCTATTAAGGAAAGTCAACAAATTTCAAGtatgaaaaatgtcaataaaatgtattctttgtAGGTTAAAGTTCAAAACAGGTTCTTTTGACCCGTAAGACGAAACAAGGGTTAATTCCCacaattcattgtttgtattgtaaatactgttatgtatttaatatttccttacatgttcttaacttcttgtatattcgtctatgtattaaagtactatgttttacgtattataaatagtcttgtattgtgtaaataaattagagtataattagaatacacatgatcttataaacagtgttacattattcctccacgtgaattattctcctcatgtctcttggtcatcctggatctctcctactataaataagcttgtgtctctccctcgtcaagacacaacaaataCTTAGTttagttagtatttttaaagcatggaatattttattgtctATCATGGATATCAGTTATCACTCATGAAAGCAACTGCACCCTGAAtatcacaatatatatatctagtattattattattttttttttttttttgcggacAACACAATGAAGAACATGCCCATACTTAAATAACATTTCAGTAATAATGAAGCAACgcaattaataatgaatatgttTGCAAACTACTACGTATATGAACTAATATTATcgtgaatattaaaaataaacgcTTTGGTTTTTGAAATATCGAGTACAATAAATCAGAGAGTAATACTAAGATGAAGAACGCACACTTGTGTACattctaattttttctacaCGAGTTAAGTagacattaaatatatacagagtTTAAAGTTCCAACAAGCCTAGACCataatgtaatcgggcttgctagaattttgaatttgatgtaccgtaccaacTACTCggtaagacaggcagattttgacataACACGCAActaatcatagtctatgacgtcattattactagaatttgtaatttaatgtatcgtaccgactctTGGgaaagaaagacagattttgacaaaacatgcaacagttaatacactatgacgtcaatataaaaaagcggagtggaagtcaaacatcagtcgtatacACGTTATTGTgtgaccttgtatttctattaaacttaaAGTTCCACAATGcccctaaataaaattattttcaaatcttattCCCATTTGAATAATTCAAAGAATTTCTGTTGTAGTAACATACTAAAAATTAAGATGTAtgatataaatgtttttgaattctAAGAATGTTTCAAGTCATTCTGATATCCCaacacatgaaaaaaataaaaatcaaagcaCAATACATCATATGTAgtaactataattttatattatatgaatacattACATTGAAAGCCAAACAAAAATTGCAACAATAcactaactttttaattttttcccctgattcattattttttttggctgtcttcgttttttttaatgaagctactatattacttcaaaaaagaagtaataGTTGCTTAGTAtagaaaggaatatttaaatcCCTATGAAATGCCCATGATATTCTAATGATTGTAGGAAAAAATAGGGGTAAAAAATGTAAACGAAAAAATGGCAAGGGAAACAAAGGAAAAGtgattaaatgcaaaaaataggaagattaatttaatctgatatatgtaatatctatcatcaatataatatatattaagataaaaaaaaataacacgaCAGCAGTtggaatggaagaagtgctaatcacttaattctccgttatcaGTTATTATGTCATTAGACaggatggattattcatattggacaagaatATTGGATTGACTAACAAGCATAAGTGACTAGGTACATATGGGTGCATTGAAATGGTCGCAGCAAATGTCAAGAGTTTAGTAGAGGGCATTGAGGCGGCAATCTTTATATTCGATACAGGCGAATACCACCAATTCTATAAATCTGGCCCGTCATTCtccaaatcaagaaaatacaaggaagaatatatcaaatatgGCTTCACATCCCAGGTCGTCTACGGAGAACAGCACCCTCAGCGTGTTCTGAAGTCCATACTCAAGAGAGTCTGATGCCCGTAAAAATGCTTTGACACCTTTATACTAAGCATTCCCAATTCGCTAATGAACCGATAgagttttttttaggaaaggaagGAGTTTTAAGAGGCCAAGGGGAACTCCTAACCCAACAAAGAACTATTTCTGCTAAAGCCCAATGAGCCTCATATGAAGTAGCATGTTTTATTGCAaaggcaaaaaaacaacaacatacaaTTGGagaaagtttaataaaatctaCCGCTATAGGCATGAATCAGGTTATCTATTGAGACAAAATGACTTCACAGCTTCAATAAGTGCCGCTTTCAGTTAGAACTGTCTCCACGCATCAGTGATATTGCACAGGGTATTAAGTGTTAATTAATTGACGCtcttaaaggaaaaaaagtattaactgCAGCTAGATGAATCCACCGACATCTGAAAATTAGAACAGCTTcttgtttttgtcaaatatggGGACACTTAAAGAATATATGGTATTTCACTACATGATTGAGTAAGCTTGTATTGGAGAGGCTATTTTCAATAGTTCGGACAGGAAGCTAAAACAAGAGTGCCTTTGTTGGAACGAGTGCATCTCAGTATGCACAGATGGTGCTGGAGCAATGCTGGGGAATAATAAAGGATTCAAAACACGAGTACAGCAAGTTGCACGCCACGTATATTTACACACTGTACAGGATAGAGCAGCAAAACGTGTACTCGAGAGatagatttagaaatacatgaataattttctattttcaagaataggaaaaaaaataatgtacacaAAACATGGAGAcaatgtttttgcaaaacttttttcattcaatatggcctcattcattatcaatcacagctgTAAAGACTGGGGGACggtataatttgaaaaactacatcAGTAACCTTGTGTATGAATAGCAACCCTTGACAATAAAtacgataaatatttttacctcaatataataaataaaagtaacaatattTGTGATGAGAATAAGACTATTTTATTTAGAACAGAAAAGCAATTTATACCTCTTCCTGACAATAGCAACTAAATAGCATTGACTGAAAAGAGGGATAATTGTTCAAAGTGAAGAACTCCTTTTGTGGCGTGTATTAATAGTGCGCCAAGTTAGAACTCTTTCTCTCTCTTGGCGCGAATAGACAGAAGGAGAAAATTGGACAACTTCAaacttgtaattattaattatgctaACCTGGTTTGTATAACgcaaattgcaatattatgcTAAAATGATAGATTTGCCGCGACAACAGTCTTTACACTTCACCTGAAATCCACGCAGGAGTTGATAACAAACTCCTTCTAAAATGTTGTCCCATGAAGCCAATATGGAGGATTCAGTGAGTCCAAATTTGGGTGTGAGATACTGTTGGTTTCCTTCACCAAAGTCGCGAGAAAGGATatcatatctctttggaccagaatcgagccatggcACTTGGCAGACATGTGAGAGGGGGGATCCATctatggcaagatggtgtacctaagcaccttatagtaggccttgTAGCCGATTTTTTATCCACCCTTGAAAAAGGACGGAGatatcttctttccatcagacgCCAGAACGACGAGAACTATTGTTTAGGGCAGTTATTTGGTGGGataaaccccttggacctctttTTTAGATTTCACAAGCCAACAATCGTTCCAggggttgtggaattgatcaactgtgaaaatcttcttgtctgagaaaattgaccaatttttctaggtccatgtgaggattttcttgcatctctcgagcctcctggctttcatgccttctgtcagaaggtggcatggggtccttgtgaaataaaataatcccaaaatgTGCTCTATACTGATGGTACTAGGAGCtgcagagaagtcgttggcgaggcgattcatcgacttagtgggatcctcctttatattattttccaaacttaacaaaccctctttaaattatgctttccacttcctgacatcctggagaggtcttctcaattttttttttcctcttgacCAAcataaaaaccaggctcctagaacacttaacaatgtctgtaATCTTTATCATATCAACTCCAGCAAATAAGAGATCTGTGACgcactgcctttttgcttgttgctagCTCATGAGgatgaaataactaaatgattagtttagtttgtttatgtaaaaatgatgaaggaaacagaatatcaaaaaataatcaataaacctttgcaaagtaatgagaaaataaacattaataaacagtccacgttttgctgccctaccctgtatgaTACACCGAGAAGTCCATGTTTATAAAGCATTGAGTGTAGAGTTGAGAGTTGTTTTTGACAAAGTGgtaaaaattgttgattttataaaatcactGCCACTTAACACAAGAATCTTCACTACTTTGTGCAACGAGATGGGATCTGAGCATCAGGGTCTGCTGTCGTATAcagatatatttcaatttatgtcAAACtaacatctttatttttgatcaatatagtcaaattacttatattatttgctCCTGGGTGTACCTTTATAGGAATGATATGGCCTTTAAGTCATCGTTTTGCATAAAATGcactcttaatttttatattaatctctCAACTAGAGTTATAGGGGTCGTATATTTTTTCcagccacatattttaagggtcgaaCTCAATTTTTGGGGGAAACCCTGGTTTGGACCCCCACGATCGTAGACAACAATACTGACGTACcatgaaaaaactttataataaaggaagtatttatttttttgaaataaaaaattttcacaACGAATTAATATTCTTCAGTGAATATTTATTCTTGTTTGTGTGGAATTATTTAGCAAtgagaaaatatcatatttcatatCATCAGCAGATTATAATTCGTAAAAATGTATGATAATGCTTTTAAAACAGGTTTTCTTTAATCTTTTATGAACATATAAGTTCGACGCTAGCTTTTAAAGCAGGGCTTCTTAACCTTTTTACATCCATTACTCAATTTCAgaattggagattttttttttttttttttttttgttgcatagCCCCGTAGCTAccatgacttttcattagaaGGAGGAAGGGGAAATAGAAATCAACATTGAGTAGGCAGGaactactccgatgtcgatcctcaattctactctgagtccgacaaggacttccatcttcacgttgaggtcggaaacttttcggACCAACCTCCTCTTGGTATAAGATGTACAACATGGAACTCAACATACAATGCAGCAGGtaacttgtttttatatatacatacattcaaacatgtataaactattttttactggCTAGATTACTTTTGagttgaataaattttactttttaaagactttttcacaacacagtattttttttttttttttcaaaagaagagaggtttcactcaattcagtcgAATGGTATCAACTCACTAAATCCTCAAATTGCATAccatggtcacataatgaagAATCCTTATTTCCTTaatgtttcactcaattcagtcgaattgtatcaactcactaaatactcaaattgtaaCTCATGGTCACATAATTAAGTATTCTAAT includes the following:
- the LOC121127363 gene encoding cytoplasmic aconitate hydratase, which gives rise to MKEGPSSGTMEDEDLLKDFQVGERSYKYYDVTQIQGYEELPYSLRVLLECAVRKRSETQGQVWKDVYERILSVLSGCEEDSEEDDDILFHPGRVLLQDFTGVPALIDLAAIRESVSKSGGCPDVVDSLCPADLVVDHCVQVDYNQIKQQLSSPPDPSPKTPVLGGSMQPCPTVIVHSTFPPPFLAYPPPPPIYTLPAFYPISSYQSKVVAPSPASNTSNRSVPPMDNPGLPIQDDICPFHQKMSYWADALRSNQTSEFERNKERFIFLKWVNSAFKNITVIPPGTGVMHQVNLEYLARVVTCQGGVLFPDSVVGTDTHTTMINGLGVLGWGVGTLDAQAVMFGHPVTLSFPRVVGIRIKGVISDYSTSTDLVLMITKKLRQAGVQGAFVEFFGPSLKELSVADRATISNMCPEYGALVGFFPIDEITIQYLAQSGRDKSHIETVEKYMKTVKMFRSSDENENIRFASIIEIDLSDIIPCVSGPKRTKDKVSINEIAADFKSALHLKEGPKGYGLSQGQGHVAFSVNIDGEYFTVGHGTVLLAAISSCTNTSNPSVMLGAGLLAKKAVECGLSVPKVVKTSLAPGSGVVTSYLQESGVMPYLYMLGFEIVGYGCSTCSYNSGPNLPDSIVQAIKQGNLVCCGLLSGNRNFEGRLDPDIRANYLASPLMVIAYAIAGRIDINLDREPLGFNSHTGEAIFLKNIWPSRQEIQEIERKLVIPGIYRQVYSKVSVGNKHWDSLSVPNSVDKFPWSSDSTYIKCPEYIKEIGSNARNWKNMRCLLKLGDNITSDHISPAGSITRSSPAAEYLSSLGLAPREYNSYGARRGNYHVMVRGTFSNMRLQNHLLNKVGPYTLHLPSEVTTTIFEASERYKNDGVSLFAIGGKNFGRGTSRDWATRGPFLLGVRAILAVSFDPTYRSNLVKTGILPLQITSISYESLKGTECLSIDIRDNITPKCLIDVVVGKAERSFKAVVRVDNDYETDVFHAGGVIAQIVSKTKDKTTCETA